The genomic window TCGAGAGGCGGCAGCCCATCGCCCGACGGAGCACTCACACCGTTTTCTTGTCGTGCCTCAAACATCACAGCCCGAGTCGCATCCCAACGTACCCTATGACAATATAGAGATTGTTACCGAGTTCTACATTGAAAGATGCTTGCATAACAAGCAATTCTTCTCTCCAGGCGAACACGTACTGGGCCGGCCGTTCCCCCTATTCCCGATACCTTCGTTCTCGGGCCTAGTCGTATGCAGCGCAGCTTTTACAGGATTGGAACTAAACCAAGTTGCGCGAAGTATTACTCAACTAGGGGCCAAGTTCGAAGAGGAGTTTAGGCGGACAACCAACGTCTTGGTTTGCAGGTCATTGAAGGCAATGCGCAAAGAGAAGCTGAAGTTTGCGCTAGAGTGGGGGGTACCCGTTGTGTCTGTAGATTGGTTATGGGAATGCATCTCGACTGGGTTCAAGGTGCCTCCGAGCCTCTATATCTTTTCAGAGATTCGAGACCGATATTCGGCTCAGACGGCTCCGGCTCCAACAGAAATCAAACGTCAGTCACAGCCtccaaagccaaagggcAACGACACTACACAATCACCCCCTGCCGCCAGGACTGTCACCACCAGGCCAACTTCATCCAGACCAAAGATCATGGGTGGGTTCGATGCCAGTGCCTTTGAGCAAGACTCGGATGAAAAGCAGAGCACTGCCTGCCAAATCTCAGCCCCTGTCAGGGGTATACCTCGACTCGAGTCCATAACTTCAGCAGACTTCTTCACCGCACGAAGCCAAACGGTCGACACGTCCGCCAAGGACCACGATGCACCATTAGCTGAAGTATCCTGTGCGAGACTCAACAAGtctccatcaccaacaaaGCACACTGTCCCTCTACCTCGAACGAAATCGGACCCATGGCCGAGTGGCCTCGCCGAGAAACCAAACATATCGGCCCGCAGGCCATCTGCTCCGCCCCCAGACGACCCTTTATATCGACGAGATGGTCACGAAACTACCGCACATCAAGATCAGGAACGAGCATCAAAACAGCAAGCTAGAGCCGCCGAGCGACAGGCACTCTCAACCAAACTATCCAGCCTCATCGACTCAGCGGCCGTCCCATCCCCCGTCGATGGCAACTGCCATGCCCAAggtcctcctcgccctcgccgtcgtcagctcctcggccgcgcCATCAGCAATGCCTCCAACGGAAGCAGCGCAGCGAGCATAGACGGCAGCGGACCGCCCCCTCGCCAACTAACAGATAGTCTgaaggccgccgtcgccgccgtcaccgacgacgacgacgacatggacaaaCAAGACACCCAGCCCCCCTCTACACAATTGCAGTATGCGGATCCAGAAGCACAGCAGGTCAAGGCCGCATTGATGAATAAGATGATGGGCAGGGATGAACCAACCCTCTCTACCGGGCGGGCTAGTGTAGCCGTAGGAGAAAGATCTCTACGGAAGCGATGAGAAATGGATAacgacctttttttttttttttttttgacgGAGCTCATGTCTTGAATATGTGCGCACGCACAAGGCTGGGAGTACAGATGTAGGATAGCGAGTCTCCGAATCTATATTGGATTGCCAACTGCAGGCCCTCACTAGCATCGTGTAGGACATGACCTTCCCAACAGACCAGCCATCAAGACGGGCCAGCGACACGCTCCTTGTCTCCCCGGCAGCCCTTTTAAGAAGAACGTCAAAGGGCGtgtcatcatcgtctccGTAGATGAATTATCGCATCCCAGCGTATCGTCTCGATAGCCCCTTGTCCATGAGAACAATTTCCGCTCTTCTAGGGTAGATCCCGTACTTGCGAGTAAAAAATATACTTTCTACTCGTCTTTGCTACCTCACTCGACAGGGTGGCCAGGAGAGTACTGGTTATATGGAG from Metarhizium brunneum chromosome 2, complete sequence includes these protein-coding regions:
- the rad4 gene encoding S-M checkpoint control protein rad4, which translates into the protein MESSQSADDERYSIDPSEPLKDVIVCCTSIPPEQRTDIAQKVSELGGIHKYDLTPDVTHLIVGDYDTPKYRHVARERPDIKAMDAMWIEAVTELWKRDEEIDFIALEREHRLKALEKCGTDTASPHGGAAAGRQSLLICLTGFGDQRDEIAAKITANGGQYTADLTRRCTHLVVSKPEGKKFTAAKSWGVYTVTLGWLDQSIQRGLILEEAKFDPLLPVEEQGVGAWKKEDPRRASLGKRSRSASSNTNGTADRGARKLRKTASMKLNSQRNNLWGDILGRSGSREYSFGNEQADSDQQPRQQATPEPTIQQPHQHHQLPSQQNNGVFANCVFAIDGFSEKRQTVLEDTIATLGGSVASSLREAAAHRPTEHSHRFLVVPQTSQPESHPNVPYDNIEIVTEFYIERCLHNKQFFSPGEHVLGRPFPLFPIPSFSGLVVCSAAFTGLELNQVARSITQLGAKFEEEFRRTTNVLVCRSLKAMRKEKLKFALEWGVPVVSVDWLWECISTGFKVPPSLYIFSEIRDRYSAQTAPAPTEIKRQSQPPKPKGNDTTQSPPAARTVTTRPTSSRPKIMGGFDASAFEQDSDEKQSTACQISAPVRGIPRLESITSADFFTARSQTVDTSAKDHDAPLAEVSCARLNKSPSPTKHTVPLPRTKSDPWPSGLAEKPNISARRPSAPPPDDPLYRRDGHETTAHQDQERASKQQARAAERQALSTKLSSLIDSAAVPSPVDGNCHAQGPPRPRRRQLLGRAISNASNGSSAASIDGSGPPPRQLTDSLKAAVAAVTDDDDDMDKQDTQPPSTQLQYADPEAQQVKAALMNKMMGRDEPTLSTGRASVAVGERSLRKR